AGCCTGAGCAAAGAGCTGAAAAGTGCTTTTACAGAAGTgggatttgtttttctgaagaaCTCGGGAATTACTCTGGAGGAGGTGAggcacagtttaaaaaaaaaaaaaactcaaaataagtTTTGTTGAAAGTGTTTAAAGGTGGAACACGTCTCTCACTGCGGTGTGTCTCGGATAGGTGGAACATGTAATGGACATATCCAAGAAGTTCTTCCTGCAGCCAGATGAACTGAAAAAGCCTTTTGGCAGGAAAAGCTTCGCCAACAATCCTAACCACGGCTGGGTGTCAGTGGAGACTGAGAGGTTGGAAGCAGAAGATCAGTTTTACGTGTTTTCTGcgcagtttttatttaattgtttttgaatAATCGATGATTGCTGTTTCAGGTTGAATCCCAGTCGACCTGGAGATCTGAAGGAGTCATTCAACACTTGTTCATTTCACCCTGACATAGTAATGGTTCATTTTTGCACTTTTACAGAACACCCCCCCATTATAGTACAAGGTCTAGATTCATCCCAGGAAGGGTTTATCAGTGTAAAGGCTAAAGTACAAGAAAAACGGTATCTGTTAATTTACCAATGCTCTCTTTCTAAAAAGActattttctgtcattttagtTCTTAACCATTTGTCACGGTGGCGCTAAAAAACTAACAATGCAAAAGAATTTCAGAAAAATAGAGTGATAGGTTTTTATATGATGGTCATTTTGCCCATCAGGGCCCATTGTTAATagaaaagtgttcttttaaaccTGTTTTTCAAAGGCTGTTCTTTTTCTATTCCGTAGAAGTGGCCATCATCGGCCGCCGTATCAGGTTTCCAGGAGATCCACACGTCTTTCTATCTGCGCTGTAAAGATCTGAGTCTGCGGGTGCTGAGGGTGATGGCCCTCAGTCTGGCTCTGGACCCAGATGTGTTCCTGGGTGCACATCGCTTAGTAGGAAGTAAGATCATCACATTGACTGGTTCCCCTGTGCAGTAACACAAGTCCAGCTGTATGTTGCAGGGACTGACCTTTTATCAGTGGTGTGGACCTTTCTGAACAAGACTCCTTTACACAACAAATTGAAAtcctataaaagcagaaacagaaTAATGATAGAGATAATAGGAGCAAAATTTCTAACAAGAAACCTCATCAACCACAGCCAAAAGTTCTGTCCTAGTGCAAGGAGTAAATCTTGACGCTCATCCAAACTTTTATGCATCGCCGAAAGTTAGAAAGCAAACTGTGACAACGCTGCTGTTTTCCTTTCAGCTGATGTGAATGGCACAACGCTACGCTCCCTTTACTATCCCCCAGTGAGCTGTGAGAAAGCAAAGGAGGGTCAGCTGCGATGTGGAGAACATTCAGACTACGGCAGCATCACTCTGCTGTTCCAGAGCTCCGAGGGTCTGCAGGTAACAAATTACATCTGCTCCTCCGAAAAGGTGCACAGGTGTTGTTTGATAATTCATGGAAAAAAATCTTTCACCAATTCAGTCTCGGCTTGACTTTAATGCTTCGGACTTCATTGGTCATTTGGTGTTTAAGAGTAAATCTCAACTCAAGCTTTTtggatcgtttttttttttttgtaatctaACACTTTGTGTATCTTACATATAAAATGAGTCTGATGAATTGTTATACAGACTGTATCTTCAGTCATGTAATCCACCTGACGCTTGTCAACCTTTAGGTCTGTAATCGCTCCGGTGAATTCATCTCTGCTCCCACTGTCCCCGGAGCCATCCTCCTCAACATTGCTGACCTGATGCAGCGCTGGACTAGTGATCAGTTTATCTCTGTGGTGAGTTCAACagatttattctatttttcatattttcttttaaccctaaccctttttgtgactttttttttataaatgaatatccaCATTTTGGGGGTGTGGGGGGtgtgtacaccctggacaggttgccagtccatctcagggccacacagagacaaacgagacaaacaaccatccacgttCACATTCACTCCGAGGTTCAGTcataagccctattcggacaggactagttcaatggggggacgtatggtaatgttggttaaccagacgacgccagggagaagaaatgaccaattcggtcATTTCGCAATTTGCactcgcacgggattagtattacctatggtagatactccggaccgtttcccAGGAgttagaattctcggcaaagtttaccgacatactccgctatctttactgacatggcgcgttcgggcgggactagatttcccggttattattactttaccccaggtccccccattaaacttgtcccgtccgaatagggctttagagtCACCtcttaacctaacatgcatgttttttgggcGTTGGGAgtaagccggagtacctggagagaacccacacactcacggggagaacatgcaaacgtcacacagaaaggccccacccaggattcgaaccaggaaccctctttcACCCTAACTTGTTAAATGTAAAAGTTCATGAAAGCACAGTTAAAAAAGGCTGAACAAGtacggcttgtttggaagggttgcaggagaaagcctcttctctctaaaaagaacatggcagcacagtttAGGTTTGAAAAGTTACATCAGGAACAATATCCAAGCATTTTCTCTAATTGCGTCTGTCCTTGCTCGCTTTTGGGGCATGATTCTTCAAACCTTCTCAgtattgtttatttttatttgttgcaTGATGTTGCATCGGGTTGGAGTCACCACTGTTATACCCTATAAACTGCTTGCTGAAATTCCAACCCACCCCCCCGTGACATTCCTCTGCAAGGCTTGGGGAGACGAGTACTGCTATGCGCTTGAGTTAAAAAGTGATACAATATTTGTGTCATTGCAGATGTTAGTAGGAATTTATTTATGTTAGTGCGGCTGGGAAATGATTGGAGAAAGTGAGTTCAAATGCAGCCTCAGATGTTTCAATGGACTTTACACAACACCCATctcagctttcacagggcaagATACGGGATGCAATAGCATATCAAAAAAGGCCACCAACTGCAGCGTGATTATTAAATTAACATGTAAAAACAGAAAGAGTTATGTTTTTGTAATGTGGGTTCCTGTGCTTCAGCGTCACAGAGTTTTGCTGCCCCCTGTTGGAGACTCCAGCACGCGTCAGTCCCTGGCTTTCTTCCTCCACCCAGATGATGAGGCTCTGATCACCTGTTGCGACGGCTCAAACAAATACCCACCAGTTACAGCAGGCGCCTACCTCACCATGCGCTTCAGAGAATCATACGGAAGAAGCTGACATCGCTCTCACCAGCTGGTTGAGTCCACAAATGACTAAAAGGTCCACTATGAGTTTAAAATTCATGAGAAAAGTTGAACAAGAACACCACTTGTGATTTAGCATtttttaatgttaattttaatgCGATTGTGTTTTATAGGAATTCAGTTACCAAAATGTGTGTGATAAAAGATACAAACGTTACACTTGCAAGCTCATTCTCTTTATTGTCAACATTCAAACCATGTATTTTCATGTACTCCTTACACAGGATGCTGGACAGATTtcagctgggttttttttttttttttttaaatgatatgaTTGGCCACAGGTATTAttggaacaaaagagttttcatgttttctcttttagaagccagacatgaaaataataataaataaattgataaaGCGGACAATTGTATCTCAGCTTTCAAATTCTGCCAGCAGCAGGTTATTTTCCAGTGGTTTCAGATAATAAATACTTTATCATGAAAAaattacacacatttacacacatccCAAAGCACAAACAACCACTTCAGAATCTTTATATAACTGTCACTAACACCAGCACaattataaattaaaaaaaaattctgatttAAACATAATACAGTGTGTGACTTCATCAGGTCTGCGATAATCTGGACCGTTCAAAAATACACCTGATTTTGAAGGAATGTGCATTCTGAGTAGAAAACTTAATTTAAGTAGGATCCTTTCAACTTTAAATCTAACTTactgacatttttttctttttcttttagtaATTCTctaagaaaaatacattttcatcgTACTTCCTGTAAAGGATGGCCTCAGTCACAACAAACTACAGTGTGCACGAACAAAACATTCAGTTATTACAGCTGCTGTCCTCCCCATTTCACCCAAAAGAATTTCCTATGGGAGAACAGAGTCCTTGTTGTCattgaaatgacaaaaaaacaaaagggttTATTGTCCACATAGAAAACTGGAGCAGCTCCACATTTCAAGTCTGGTCCATTCAGCTGATTTGGCCAGTAAGGGGACGGGCATCGTTGGCACTGGCACTAAATCCGACACGCAGTATCGGATTCTCATATTTGTTTTGTAATGTTtaggcttttttctttttccatcagCAGATGGTTTAAATAATGATAATCACACAGAATTGggctcacaaaaacaaagtcgCAGACATGCACACGTTCACTCAAAACACGGAGCGGGGAGGCCTGCTAAGAGTGTCCTGGCACTGGTACATCTTGCTGCTGGTGACCAGGGGGCAGCGGTTGACTGTTTCCTGGTACAGCTGGTGCTGGCTGACCTACAACGACGGGAGATCCAGGCTCTGCAATAAAGAGTCGCATGTGCCCAGTTTAGTTTGAGGTAGCTGGGCGTGTATTTGGTACACATCTAATGCTGCTAAAAGGAAAACTTTCTATTCTCACTCAGTTTGCTTTCTCCACTGTTTTTTCTGTTAAGGGTGCATTGTTTATAGGTCAATCTACTCTTTGCGGTTTTGACAATCTGatcaaaaaaaacttttatggTTTTGTGTTAAAAAGGTTCAGGAGGTAGGGAGCGTTTGATTCGTTCCACAGATGGAATTTGTTGTCTTTAGCAATTTTTTAAGCTAAACTCACATGAAATAGGAATAAAGGGGAGGTCTGTGTTCCTATTACATGACAAGTTTCAATTTCTCCTTCAAGTCCATCTACATTTCAGAAGAGCAACACAGAATGTTGTCATTCTATAACTGAGCCAGTTACTGTGGAAGCCTGCGTGTTAACCCTCCTTGGATAAATGGACACCAGAGCACACTAACTGCAATGTCATACTTACGTTTTGTCTCGTCTATTAAGTTTTGTGCTTTAATCCTTCCCATTTCTTCCATTGCCTGGGCAAAGAGCGAGAGAGCAGAACATGTTAAAATAGCTCCACAGAAAAGGGGAAGTTATGATGAAAGAATGTACTTGAAATGTAACTACACATTTCTGACTTTACAGTTTGACAAGCATTTATGTGTACGGAGGcgagatttaaaaaagaaaaagctcaaTGATTGCTTTGTTTGCTTTAACCTGCCCACTTCATGTGTTAATTCACCTGCTTTAGCTCCTGTTTCTGAGCATTCAgctcttcctgttttctttcgAGCTCGTCCCGCTGCTTCTGCAGCTCGACTGACTTCTGGTTGATGTCATTTTCTTCGTTGGCCAGTTGCTGCTCGTACTCCCTCAGCTCTTCCTCAGTGTAAAGGGAGTTTTGATCTAAAGTCTGTGGAGGGCAGGGAATTAAAGCAtataccatttttttttcacctaaACTTTATTAATGGCACATAGCAAACAGCAAGAGTAAGGATAAAGATAAGACGAGTCAAAAATACATTGACTGATGACCATACCAAAAAGACCGAATTCTCACTAGGGATTTGGGAAATCCATCTGTTGTGTAACTTGTAAAATAACATGGTTTACACAATGAAAGGCTTTAAAGCACCAATAAAGCACACAAAAATAGTAGAATTATGCCCGTTCTGCTAATCCTCTTCAAAGCAAAAACACATGTCCGTGTCAGGTCGGGACTAACTGTTCCAGCCTATTCAGTATAGTCTTATCCAAGGCCTTGGACGAAATACAGGTTAAATACATAAGCTGATAATCATCCCTGCAATTTATTTTACCAGCTTTATCTTTGTACCAACATAACAGATTGAAAAGAATCAGGCAACAATGCATGAAATAAAAACCCAGTAAAACAAATGGCAAGCTGAGGACAGAGTTCTCTTGCAAATCTTTAATGCCCAACAGATATCTCATCCATACTACATGCCGTATTATCTTCTAGCATCGTGATTTTATTCTAAACTTCTTGTGGTGAAATCTATCACATCTTCATAAGGATGAATTTTTCAGTGCAAATGAATAACAGACCATAACAGTTGTGCCACAACTGAGTCATTTCCTCTGAACCACTTTTTTCCAGAAATTATTTGAGCAGCCTCATTCCATTTTCATTCCTCTTAATGAAACAGAGATAATGAATAACAGGATACATCGATGATGCTAAAGGGAAACAGCAGCTATCCAACATTAGTTTTAAATTAGGCATGGTATAAAATGACTTAACTGAATTTAATACTGGTTATAAATACAAAACTCTACAAATATCATCTTGCCCAGAGAAGCACACTTTTAGCTCTTACCTCCCACTCGTCTTTTTCGTAGAACTCCTGTTTCTTGGTTGCTGCCATGAATTCACTCAGTGACACAAGTCTGTCTTTGTTGGTGTCCACCTGAACATCAGGACAGGAAGCGGCTTAAATCAACATCTGTCACCGTGGTTAATCATTGGCCACACAGGCTCAAATTAAAgccttttacagtttttccCATCCTGCTTTCACAAACATTTGTGTACAAGTCGGTTCCATCTCTAATAATAATTCATGGCATGTGACAGAGAAGTGCTTGATAATGGCTGGATAATGTAGAACCTGTAAGGATTTGACCATGGATGGCCTTACTCCTTGCTAGGCCTTGTGAGAGCTAATTTTTACGGTGCTGATTATAAACAAGACAGAAGGTCCGTACATGTTCTGCTACTGTGGTGGCTCACCTCATTCATAACATGCTCCCTCATCCTCAgtctctcctcctccatctcaacCATATCATCCTCTTCGTTTTCAGGGTTGTACACTTTCTCCAGCTTGAAGAAACATGCTAGTGTTGCATCAAAATCATCTTCATCATGCGTTATGCTAACGTTTGCTAAACCAGAGGTCATAAAGGACAAGAAATTGTGGAcataaaatgaacaaataccTCTTTCGTGAAGAGAGCTTCAAGCTCATTCTCATCGAAGAAGCCGTCACCATTGCTGTCTGCGACACAAAACAAATGACAGGAATGAAAAGATCCACAATAAAAATGACACTAATAGTCGGCCACAAAGCCCACCTTTTGGACTAAGGAGGAATTTTCATTTTAGATTGTATTTTAAACAGAGATTACTTCAGAAATAAATTCAGCCTCCAGTCGTTTTTTGGCCTCGAAAAGCATAGCTGGTCTAAGGTTACCGTGCATTTTGAAAAACGTTTTGGGATCAAAGTCCTCTGGGTCCAAACCATCTGCCTCGTGCCACACCTCCTTCAGCTGGTCTTCACTGccctggacacacacacacacacacacacacacacacacacacacacacacacacacacacacacacacacacacacacacacacacacacacacaaagctgaCAACAGACTCCTATTCCTTCATTATTTCCTCATCAGCTGGGCAGGTGAAAGACCTACAGCCGATTCCAACTGTCATTTAGGAGCTGTTGCTGTGAACCCACAACAGGCAACAAAACAAACGGATCAATCATAGGAGTGGTCGAAGCAACACTCCTAACATCCACTGAGTACAACAGTGGTGTGTTATAAAGGATTCTTTAGAAAGTAAGAATCCTCCCCCACATAACATCCAGACAAGTGAGGACCAAGTGCAATGCCTTGCAATGTTTCTAATGACCCAGATTAAAGTTGTTGTCTTACAGGGTGGTTAACTTTAGgatgggtggcgtgtttcttcttcatctcctcaTAGAGCTGCTCCTCCTTTTTGCGGTCCTCCTCATTCATGTGCCTCAGGCGCTCCCTCCTCTCATGCTCCTTCATCATCTCGTACCTCTTAAACTCATCATGGCGGCCCTTGTCAAAGTTCTCCAGGTCTTTGGTTGCCTACAAATAGAAaccaaaaaagttgaaaaagagATCTTTCTTCTAGATTTGACAGATTTGTGACTGTACAGATCACTGAGCAGCTGATGCAGAGATGTTCCTGGCAGGATTTAGGATGCACCGCATACCCCTGCTTCAGGTGGCTCTGCTTGTTATACGGTTGATCATCAGTGCCTTAGGCGATACATTGAACCTAAAGCTTAACCCAAAGCTGTGAACCTTAAAGTAGTATTTGGaactagtttttttttattttttttttaaatgtagcatCCTCCTGTTAAGTCCACAGTTTACAGTCCTGCAGGTATTTACATAGTATAAAGTATGACAATATTTAGAAGCGTACTGTTATGCATCAAATACAACTATCACaagcaaagaaaacactgtCATCACCATTGTTTGCATTTCTCATATCTTTCCAAGGTGTAACTCGTAACCAAATGTCTACAGAACGAAGCTGGTAACTGCAGATAACTAAAACCACACGTTCGCATTATTTTAAGCTCCACTGCAAACCCAGAGAGCTGACTTCCCCATTATTCTTGGTTCACTGGAAACATGTTGGTCTCTACAAACCAATGACTTTACCTCGAGTGAGCCCACCCTCTCCCTTTACAACAAAGGACATCAAGCTATAAACACCTTCAAGTTACTGCATCTAAAAGAAAGCCAGGGGAGGTGACAGAGCCGATATACGAGTAAGCCATTGCCACCTGTAATTCTCTATAGGCTCAACAACACTGGTTATAGCAGTAATATGAGCCACAGTGTCATTTAGTGAAATTATAGCTATGAATAACATGCAGTCACACCCATGCAACAGCACTACAGTACCCCCCCCCCAGAAGCACTTGCACTTCTGACAGTGTGGCTGTGCTGTGCATGTATACCGATTGGATGAGGCGGTTCAGGTCCTCCACCTCAAAGGTTTCTGGGTTCATGTGGTTGAGGTGCTCAAATTGTCTCAGCAGAGCCTGATGGTCCACTGTATGACCTACAAGGGAGGGAATAAAAGCCGCTTTTATTTAACAGGAACACAATTAGGTCATGTTTAATTGCTCCTGCAGGAATTTCACAATGAAGCAGAGCTTTTACTTAACTCACACACAATTAAACAAAACTGAGAGACTACGTCAATTAGAGGATTGACACCATGGTAACTCTTTCCAAGGTAAGAATAATGTCCTAGAAACTCTTTCCTTGGAGTTTCATGGACATTTCAAGCTTCATGAGTGAGAGGCATGACTGACCCAGAGGTCAGTGCCAGTTACCGGCTTTATCCATTTAAGCTTTAAATCAAATTTACTCCAGAAAGCTGTAAGAaaatttgtttttctgctttaagCAGTGGTAAGCTACGACTTTAACCTTCCATTCAGGAGTTCTTAcagtcaagaaaaaaaattactgaTTGCAATATTGCATCACGTTCTTATGTATGAGAGCCACATCCTTCTTTGATGACGACTCAACTGCAGATTTGTATTATGGAGGACTCTGTGCAATTTTAAGAAGCACGAGTGTGTCACTGACACGTCAGCAATAAACACCCAGTTCTCACCGTTGCCTTCCTGGATGTCATGTTTGGCTTTGATGAGCATCCGCAGCCTGCTCATCTCCTCCCTCTTCAACTCGTCCAGCTTAGACCGAAAATTCCGATGGACAAAGTCCAACTCTTTGGAAAGTTTGCCTTGCTGCAAGCCGAGAGTCAACACAGCACAGTTGAATTGAATAGTTTGTAAAACAGCTTACCAAAACAATGATGTTTTTAAGCATGTGTGTACCTTGATGTCATCCATATTGGCATTTTTTAGCTTTTCTCTAAAGTGAGGGTCTTTCTCGAGGAATTCAATGACTTCCCTGAGGTAGCGGTCATAGTGCAACCCCGTGTCCTGAAAAAGAGACCAAACTTCTTGTTGATACAACTCTTGCTAATAAGCATACACATCTACTTAACTGATactgcttttgtttgtttttccatcaaCCTTTTACCCACAGGCAGATGTACTTTCTTTGGGTATCTGTCTGATACTGCAAGTCCACATACACAGAAATTTTCGGTAAAACCCACATCTAAATGAGACATCCCTGTATTAGACAATGCACTTTTGACTCACAGCACTCTTAGGTGGCTCCAGGTCCTCCATCACAGGTTTTACTTTGGCCTTGTCCACATTGATAGGCACTGAATGGATACACAaccagaaacacagcagaaccaCCCCACAGTGGACCAAGGCTTTATTCCCCATCGTCTGGTTAGGAAGAGCcgataaacaacagaaaaacataTCAAACTTAGTCGTGAACATTacagttttgtcattttttatgATATTACTTGAATTTGGTGCATCTGTCcagaagcttttttttgtctAGCCTCTGGATACAGAAGTGGACAAACTGCTTCATCTTTTTGACAACACCTTCAATTTCCACATCATTGCCAAATGAGTAAAAGCCACAACAGAGATCGGGTTAAGGTTATGCAAGTTAGTCCTAATCTCAAACGCAACGCTCTACCACAAGAAAAGGACTGTGCAACACACGTGTTTGCTGGATAAAGAGACGGCGAGCTTACTTCAAAACGACCCCCCAACGGAGCCGTGTCACTTCAAAGTTGTGGACGTGTAAATCACAATCGATGACAAACACGTATGCTAACCGTACAGGTTGTTGAATGAGCGTGGTGTGATGATGGTGGTAGTGGCTAATTCATTATCTCACAGAGGggagggggtaaaaaaaaaaaaaaaaaaaacaaagcaaggcgaatataatataattaatatagtaactcaatgaatgaaaatgtatgtaaaacgAGACTTACTCTCAAAATGGCGCTTACTTTGAGCTCCTCTTTTTATTCCGTGCCGAGCTTTCACCGTTAAGTGCTGCTCGAAGTGCCTGAGACTCAGCGGagcttgtttacagctgtcaTCTGTCCACCACCGATACAAGTCTCAGGTAGCCACAACCTACAGCTAAAAAGATTGTAATCACCATGGTAACGCCCCACCTCCCCCAGCTCCCATTGGACAGAGAAAGTACAATTTCTTTATAAAACAGTCGCGTTGAGAGCTGATTGGGTGCTGTGCCTGCCAATCAAAGGGTATCGAACTCAACTGGCGGCTTAAAGCTGCGTTGAGCCAAACTGTACGTGGCGTTCAGACAAGACCAGCTGAACGCGGACCTAACGTTTACCGCCA
This genomic interval from Odontesthes bonariensis isolate fOdoBon6 chromosome 7, fOdoBon6.hap1, whole genome shotgun sequence contains the following:
- the LOC142384764 gene encoding uncharacterized protein LOC142384764, with the translated sequence MNIPVVDFSAYSLTEKDVTDEQLHSLSKELKSAFTEVGFVFLKNSGITLEEVEHVMDISKKFFLQPDELKKPFGRKSFANNPNHGWVSVETERLNPSRPGDLKESFNTCSFHPDIKWPSSAAVSGFQEIHTSFYLRCKDLSLRVLRVMALSLALDPDVFLGAHRLVGTDVNGTTLRSLYYPPVSCEKAKEGQLRCGEHSDYGSITLLFQSSEGLQVCNRSGEFISAPTVPGAILLNIADLMQRWTSDQFISVRHRVLLPPVGDSSTRQSLAFFLHPDDEALITCCDGSNKYPPVTAGAYLTMRFRESYGRS
- the LOC142384305 gene encoding nucleobindin-2-like, which encodes MGNKALVHCGVVLLCFWLCIHSVPINVDKAKVKPVMEDLEPPKSADTGLHYDRYLREVIEFLEKDPHFREKLKNANMDDIKQGKLSKELDFVHRNFRSKLDELKREEMSRLRMLIKAKHDIQEGNGHTVDHQALLRQFEHLNHMNPETFEVEDLNRLIQSATKDLENFDKGRHDEFKRYEMMKEHERRERLRHMNEEDRKKEEQLYEEMKKKHATHPKVNHPGSEDQLKEVWHEADGLDPEDFDPKTFFKMHDSNGDGFFDENELEALFTKELEKVYNPENEEDDMVEMEEERLRMREHVMNEVDTNKDRLVSLSEFMAATKKQEFYEKDEWETLDQNSLYTEEELREYEQQLANEENDINQKSVELQKQRDELERKQEELNAQKQELKQAMEEMGRIKAQNLIDETKQPGSPVVVGQPAPAVPGNSQPLPPGHQQQDVPVPGHS